From one Rubrobacter xylanophilus genomic stretch:
- a CDS encoding DMT family transporter: protein MTWRKGGFFGVLLVAIGASLWGTDGVLRVPLLDYMSPLSVVFAEHLLLAAYSVPAVVIGRRAFRGFGLPQWAALLVIGWGGSALATLLFTAAFAVGNPTVVILLQKTQPLFAIALSALLLRERLGPGYWAGFAVAMTGAYLVSFSDLAPFRQLPGAEALTAALALGAALLWGSSTVLGRLVLRNVPFHTLTGARLLLALPLLAGIVLAQGTLGQVGEGLASHPGRLVLLALLPGLLALLLYYRGLSATRASYATLAELAFPATAVVLNWAFLDVGISPGQLVGFLLLWAAVLYLSHLNARSPSPESPVLETGRG from the coding sequence TTGACCTGGAGAAAGGGCGGCTTCTTCGGCGTCCTGCTGGTCGCCATCGGGGCCTCGCTGTGGGGCACCGACGGGGTGCTGCGGGTCCCGCTGCTCGATTACATGTCGCCGCTGTCGGTGGTCTTCGCCGAGCACCTGCTCCTCGCGGCCTACTCCGTGCCCGCCGTCGTCATCGGTCGCCGCGCCTTTCGGGGCTTCGGCCTCCCGCAGTGGGCGGCGCTGCTCGTGATCGGGTGGGGTGGCTCGGCGCTCGCCACCCTGCTCTTCACCGCGGCCTTCGCCGTCGGCAACCCCACGGTGGTTATCCTCCTGCAGAAGACCCAGCCGCTCTTCGCCATAGCCCTCTCCGCCCTCCTGCTCCGCGAGCGGCTGGGGCCCGGCTACTGGGCCGGGTTCGCCGTGGCCATGACGGGGGCTTACCTGGTCTCCTTCTCCGACCTCGCGCCCTTCCGGCAGCTGCCGGGCGCCGAGGCGCTGACCGCAGCCCTCGCGCTCGGGGCCGCCCTGCTGTGGGGCTCCTCCACCGTGCTGGGGCGCCTGGTGCTCCGGAACGTCCCCTTCCATACCCTCACCGGAGCGCGCCTCCTCCTCGCCCTGCCGCTGCTCGCCGGCATAGTGCTGGCCCAGGGAACCCTCGGTCAGGTGGGCGAGGGGCTCGCGAGCCATCCAGGACGGCTCGTCCTGCTCGCTCTCCTCCCCGGCCTCCTCGCCCTGCTCCTCTACTACCGGGGCCTCTCCGCCACCCGCGCCTCCTATGCCACCCTTGCCGAACTGGCCTTCCCGGCCACGGCGGTAGTCCTCAACTGGGCCTTCCTCGACGTCGGGATAAGCCCCGGCCAGCTCGTCGGCTTCCTCCTGCTCTGGGCGGCCGTCCTCTACCTCAGCCACCTCAACGCCCGCTCCCCCTCCCCGGAGAGCCCGGTCCTCGAAACCGGGCGCGGCTGA
- a CDS encoding GNAT family N-acetyltransferase: MDDGKSGESKVLEIRGYREEDRGALGRLGALAFGGSPVEWEEYYDPAKNPRLDPSWVSVVEEDGEARSSATVLPLEVFVDGAAVPLGGVAAVKTHPAYRRRGYAGALIRHLLGRMRRQGMHLAALWPFSHAFYRAYGWELVSESIRYRLDPRQLATGPEQRRIRAHRESDLPQLARLLERRAARHPLGVRRTGGAWDRALKDRELAVYEGEGGAEGYLLYEVSDRDSRRTPPRILRAVELVAGSPDARRGLLSFLASQDPEVFEIVHKTSRGEPLHPHLGSAHLRMEVEPEFMLRLVSVEGALGHLRRSPSAPLVLRVADDGLPENAGEYTVGPEGIFRGSGSPHQVSLDVRQLAQLYAGYLPAGRLAELGLIRPGSGRALRLLEELFPPGDPWIFPADHF; encoded by the coding sequence GTGGATGACGGGAAGTCCGGGGAGTCGAAGGTCTTGGAGATACGCGGCTACCGGGAGGAGGACCGCGGGGCGCTGGGGCGTCTCGGGGCTCTGGCGTTCGGCGGGAGCCCGGTCGAGTGGGAGGAGTACTACGACCCCGCGAAGAACCCGCGGCTCGACCCGTCTTGGGTGAGCGTCGTGGAGGAGGACGGCGAGGCCCGATCCTCGGCGACCGTGCTGCCGCTGGAGGTCTTCGTGGACGGGGCGGCGGTCCCCCTCGGAGGCGTGGCCGCGGTGAAGACCCACCCGGCGTACCGGAGGCGGGGCTACGCCGGCGCCCTCATCCGGCACCTGCTCGGGCGCATGCGCCGACAGGGGATGCATCTCGCCGCGCTCTGGCCCTTCTCCCACGCCTTCTACCGGGCCTACGGCTGGGAGCTGGTCTCTGAGTCCATCCGCTACCGGCTGGATCCCAGACAGCTCGCCACCGGCCCGGAACAGCGCCGCATCCGGGCCCACCGGGAGTCCGACCTGCCGCAGCTCGCGCGCCTTCTGGAGCGGCGGGCCGCCCGCCATCCGCTCGGGGTGCGCCGGACGGGGGGCGCGTGGGACCGGGCGCTCAAGGATAGGGAGCTGGCCGTCTACGAGGGGGAAGGTGGGGCGGAGGGGTACCTCCTCTACGAGGTCTCGGACCGGGACTCACGGCGGACCCCACCCCGCATCCTCAGGGCCGTCGAGCTCGTCGCCGGAAGCCCGGATGCCCGCCGGGGGTTGCTCTCCTTCCTCGCCTCCCAGGACCCGGAGGTCTTCGAGATCGTCCACAAGACTTCCCGTGGCGAGCCGCTGCACCCTCATCTGGGGAGCGCCCACCTCCGGATGGAGGTGGAGCCCGAGTTCATGCTCCGGCTGGTGAGCGTGGAGGGGGCTCTGGGGCATCTGCGACGCTCCCCGTCGGCGCCGCTCGTCCTGCGGGTCGCCGACGACGGGCTGCCGGAGAACGCGGGGGAGTACACGGTCGGCCCTGAGGGCATCTTCCGGGGCTCCGGATCTCCCCACCAGGTCTCCCTCGACGTGCGCCAGCTCGCCCAGCTCTATGCCGGGTACCTGCCTGCGGGCAGGCTGGCGGAGCTGGGGCTCATCCGGCCGGGCTCCGGGAGGGCCCTCCGGCTGCTGGAGGAGCTCTTCCCACCCGGCGACCCCTGGATCTTCCCTGCCGACCACTTCTGA
- the hydA gene encoding dihydropyrimidinase: MGRLLFTGGTVVTAEGSYRADVLVEDEKVVSVGVDLPAEGAEEVDARGRLVMPGFIDGHTHMDMPFGGTVTADDWASGTAAALAGGTTTIVDFALQDVEGTLGGAVEEWGRKAEGKALIDYGFHVAITNLTGEIKAEIPSLKDRGVSSVKIFMAYKGTPLYTADEDLFEAMQIAREAGILVMVHAENGDVIAKLQQQALERGDFAPRFHALTRPEEVEAEATNRAIQLAEVAGCPLLVVHVSCAAALEEIHRAHELGQTVYAETCPQYLAFSYDDLCREGFEGAKYVCSPPLRDSWNREPLWRGLQIGDLQIFGSDHCSFNYRGQKELGRDDFTKIPNGLPGVEERAMVLWTLGVREGKIDERTFVAVLSTNQAKIHGMYPRKGTLAPGADADIVLWDPDLEITATVENRHGNVDYTPYQGMTFRGGPAAVYVRGRLAYRDGEILAEHGSGRYVERAFVPPSVGVLA, translated from the coding sequence ATGGGAAGGTTGCTGTTTACCGGTGGCACCGTGGTTACGGCCGAGGGCAGCTACCGGGCCGACGTCCTCGTCGAGGACGAGAAGGTCGTCTCCGTGGGGGTCGACCTTCCGGCCGAGGGGGCCGAGGAGGTCGATGCCCGGGGGCGTCTCGTGATGCCCGGCTTCATCGACGGCCACACCCACATGGACATGCCCTTCGGGGGGACGGTGACCGCCGACGACTGGGCCAGCGGCACCGCGGCGGCTCTGGCCGGGGGGACGACCACCATCGTGGACTTCGCGCTGCAGGACGTGGAGGGTACGCTGGGTGGGGCGGTCGAGGAGTGGGGGCGCAAGGCCGAGGGCAAGGCCTTGATAGACTACGGGTTCCACGTCGCCATAACCAACCTCACCGGGGAGATAAAGGCCGAGATCCCCAGCCTCAAGGACCGGGGGGTCTCCTCGGTCAAGATCTTCATGGCCTACAAGGGAACCCCTCTCTACACCGCCGACGAGGATCTCTTCGAGGCCATGCAGATCGCCCGGGAGGCCGGCATCCTGGTCATGGTGCACGCCGAGAACGGGGACGTCATAGCCAAGCTGCAGCAGCAGGCGCTCGAGCGGGGAGACTTCGCCCCGCGCTTCCACGCCCTCACGCGACCCGAGGAGGTCGAGGCCGAGGCCACCAACCGGGCCATCCAGCTCGCCGAGGTGGCCGGGTGTCCCCTGCTCGTCGTCCACGTCTCCTGCGCGGCGGCGCTCGAGGAGATACACCGGGCCCACGAGCTCGGCCAGACCGTCTACGCCGAGACCTGCCCGCAGTACCTCGCCTTCTCCTACGACGATTTGTGCCGGGAGGGCTTTGAAGGGGCCAAGTACGTCTGCTCGCCGCCGCTGCGCGACTCCTGGAACCGGGAGCCGCTGTGGCGGGGGCTGCAGATAGGGGATCTGCAGATCTTCGGCTCCGACCACTGCTCCTTCAACTACCGGGGGCAGAAGGAGCTCGGCCGGGACGACTTCACCAAGATCCCCAACGGGCTCCCCGGGGTCGAGGAGCGGGCGATGGTCCTCTGGACGCTCGGGGTGAGGGAGGGCAAGATCGACGAGAGGACCTTCGTGGCGGTGCTCTCCACCAACCAGGCCAAAATCCACGGCATGTACCCCCGCAAGGGGACGCTCGCGCCGGGGGCCGACGCCGACATCGTGCTCTGGGACCCGGACCTCGAGATCACCGCGACCGTCGAGAACCGCCACGGCAACGTGGACTACACCCCCTACCAGGGGATGACCTTCCGGGGGGGACCGGCGGCGGTCTACGTGCGGGGTCGCCTGGCCTACCGGGACGGTGAGATCCTGGCCGAGCACGGCTCGGGTCGGTACGTCGAGCGGGCCTTCGTCCCGCCGAGCGTGGGGGTGCTGGCATGA
- a CDS encoding TIGR03557 family F420-dependent LLM class oxidoreductase: MKTTGTVGYAAMFEQFHPTDLLRWSRLAEESGFTSVMASDHFHPWTPEQGQSAFVWSWLGALGETTSLRFGTGVTPPGFRYHPAVIAQAAATLEAMYPGRFWLGLGAGEALNEHIVGRYWPEAPTRLRILMESIEVIRRLFTGKKVKYSGEHITLESARLYTLPETPPPVYVATAGPVQSKRTGRYCDGIITVGAADEKIKMLMERFEEGAREAGKDPAQMPRIVQLHVSWAESRKAAEENAIREWPNGGMPFPKADIRNPEDFAAMAGVVTLENFENRVLISADLDEHLQHLQHYVDLGFDEIYVHNVGRNQEAFIRAYGERVIPRLRWPEKEVA, encoded by the coding sequence TTGAAGACCACCGGCACCGTCGGATACGCGGCGATGTTCGAACAGTTCCACCCCACCGACCTGCTGCGGTGGAGCCGGCTCGCCGAGGAGAGCGGCTTCACCTCGGTGATGGCCTCCGACCACTTCCACCCCTGGACCCCGGAGCAGGGCCAGAGCGCCTTCGTCTGGAGCTGGCTCGGGGCCCTCGGGGAGACGACGTCTTTGCGCTTCGGGACCGGCGTCACCCCGCCGGGGTTCCGGTACCACCCGGCAGTCATCGCCCAGGCCGCCGCCACCCTGGAGGCGATGTACCCGGGGCGCTTCTGGCTCGGGCTCGGGGCCGGGGAGGCCCTCAACGAGCACATCGTCGGCCGCTACTGGCCCGAGGCTCCCACCCGGCTGCGCATCCTCATGGAGTCCATCGAGGTCATCCGCAGGCTCTTCACGGGCAAGAAGGTCAAGTATTCGGGCGAGCACATCACGCTGGAGAGCGCGCGCCTGTACACGCTGCCCGAGACGCCGCCCCCCGTCTACGTGGCGACGGCCGGCCCGGTGCAGAGCAAGCGTACCGGCAGGTACTGCGACGGGATCATCACCGTCGGCGCCGCCGACGAGAAGATAAAGATGCTCATGGAGCGCTTCGAGGAGGGCGCCCGCGAGGCGGGTAAAGACCCCGCGCAGATGCCGCGCATCGTCCAGCTGCACGTCTCCTGGGCGGAGAGCCGAAAGGCGGCGGAGGAGAACGCGATTAGAGAGTGGCCCAACGGCGGGATGCCCTTCCCCAAGGCCGACATCCGCAACCCCGAGGACTTCGCGGCGATGGCCGGGGTCGTGACCCTGGAGAACTTCGAGAACCGGGTGCTCATCAGCGCCGATCTCGACGAGCACCTGCAGCACCTTCAGCACTACGTAGACCTGGGCTTCGACGAGATCTACGTGCACAACGTCGGGCGCAACCAGGAGGCGTTCATCCGGGCCTACGGGGAGCGCGTGATCCCCAGGCTGCGCTGGCCCGAGAAAGAGGTAGCTTGA